A region of the Myxococcus stipitatus DSM 14675 genome:
CGGCAGCTTGAACTTGTGCCGGTAGTAAAGGAACGCCATCCGGTACCTGTGCGAGCCGTAGACCGCCAGCACGCACAGGACGCTGAAATAGACGCCCAGGAAGATGATCTCAACGGTGGTCATCGGTGACGCTCAGCCCCTCCCGCACGGCCCCCGTGGCCCGCGGTCCTTCCATGCGTGGCGGCTGCGGAAAATCCCGTCTCACACCGAACCGCCGCCTCATGGGTCCGCTGAGCCCCCGTCTCCTATGTACCCGAAAAGACAAGACTTTGACGTTCGGGAACAGATCGGCGCCGGACAATAGGGAGGCGTCAAGGGTGTGTCAAATTATTCCCCGAATTTGAACGTTCCGTTCAGGGTCTCTGTGACACCTTGCGTCACCCTGGCATACAGGGCTGCTGCGGGGATGGCGCCGGGGCTGAAACGGCGCCAGGGGGAGGACTACCTGGAAGGTCAGCTCACCGCGCGATGGGGCTCCAGGACAGTGGGAGCGGGGGCGACAACAGGCGCATCCAGGACACCCGCCTCGTCGCGCGTCGCCAGCGCCAGGATGCGCTCGACGAGCTCCGGGAAGTCCAGCCCGGCATGGGCGGCAATCTTCGACAGGATGCTGGTGGGGGTGAAGCCCGGCAGCGTGTTGACCTCCAGCACCACGTCGTTGTCGGTGTCCGAGCAGAGCAGGTCCACGCGGGCATACCCGCGGCATCCCAGCGCGCGGTACGCGGCGAGCGCCAGCGCCTCCACGTTGGCCACGCGCGTGGCGGACAGGCGGGGCGGCAGGAAGTAGCGCGAGCCGCCCTTGTACTTGGCGTCGAAGTCGAAGCTCTCGCGAGGTGAGGCCACCTCGCAGCTCCCCAGCACCTTCCCGCCGAGCAACCCCACCGTCACCTCGCGCCCGGACACGAAGCGCTCCACCAGCGCCTCACCGCCGAAGCGGCACGCCTGGGCCACCGCGGGCACCAGCGCCTCCGGCTCGCGCACGACGGACAGCCCCACCGACGAGCCCCCGCACGCGGGCTTCACCACGCACGGGAAGCCCAGGTCGCCATGCAGCGTGAGCGCAGCCACTGCCTCGTCGCGGCCCACGCGGTAGCCCTGGGGCGTGGGGAGGTTGTGCAGCCGGAAGAGCTTCTTGGCGACGGGCTTGTTCATCGCCAGCGCCGACGCCAGCACGCCCGAGCCCGTGTAGGGCAGCTCCAACAGCTCCAGGAGCCCCTGCACGCGGCCGTCCTCGCCCATGCGTCCATGCAGCGCGATGAAGGCCACGTCCAGCTCGGCGGAGCGCAGCGCCCGGTCCAGCCCGGGCCCGGCGAACACCCGGGTGACCTGGTGGCCTCGAGACTCCAGCGCCGCCACCACGGCCTCTCCCGTCTTGAGCGAAATCTCCCGCTCCTCGCCCCAGCCACCCATCAGCACTCCGACGCGCTTGCCCATGTCGATGAAGCCTCCTGGGCTCGCGACAGAGCACGTCGGATGCCAACCAGGCCGGTGGGGGCGGTGAGGCCTCGGACGCGGCGGCGGACCTCGTGGAAACGAGGGTTTGCGACAACGACAGGCGGACGGGCGGCCGTGTCTCCGAGGACACGGCGCGGCCCGACGACCACGCGGGGCCCAGGGCTGTAGGAATGACCGCCCGTGGCGGCGCAGCCCCTGGACCCGCGCGTCAGCTACCCGCCGGAGTCACTGCGCGTGCTGGGGGTCGAGCCCGCGTCGGAGCCCGCGTCACTCCCGGCATCCGAGCCCGCGTCACTCCCGGCATCCGAGCCGGAGTCCGGGACAACGGCGGTGCCGTCGGCGACGCACTTCTCCTCCTCGCAGGCATAGCCGGTGAGGCACTGGTTGCTGTCGTCACACGGCTGTCCCTCCTCGTCGAAGTCGACGAGCAGGCTGCACGCGGACAGGCCCAGGGAGAGGGCCGCAAAGGGAATGAGGAAACGGAAGGGACGGCGCATGGCTAGTAATTCCGGAGATCGTCTTCGTCGAGGGACGGCCGCTTCTTCTCTTCATCCTTGCGCTTGGAATCGTCCTCGCGCTTGCGCTTGTCTTCTTCGTCGCGCTGGCGCTTGGCGTTCGCCTCGGCCTCTTCCTTCTTGCGGCGCTCGTCCAGCTCACGGCGCTGCCGCTCCACCTCTTCACGCCGCTTGCGCAGCTCCTCTTCTCGCTGCGCGGCGTCGTCCTCGCGGGAGCGGCGCGTGTCGGCCGCCTTCGCGGGCACCACGACGGGCTCGGGCGCGGGGGCCGCCGGCGCGGGCTTCGGCTCGGGCGTGGCCTTGGCGGCGGGCGCGGGCTTCGACTCGGGCGCGGGCTTCGACTCGGACGTCGCCTTGGAGGCGGGCGGAGGCGGCGGCATGGGCAGCGAGTCGTTCATCGGCTTCGTCCCCTTGGGCGGGGGCGGCATGGCCAGCGGGTCCTTCTGGGGCTCGGTCTTGGCCGGCGGAGGCGTGGACCGCGAGCGCCGGGGCGCGGGCGCGGGCGCCGGAGTGGACTTGGAGCTGGAGCTCCCTCCTCCCCCACCGCCCGAGAACGCGAAGTAGCTGCCCAGGCCCGCGGAGACCAGACCCGTGAGCAGGCCGATGTCCGCCACCAGCGCGTACGTCTTGCCCGTATCCCTGAAGTCCTTGGCGCGAGCGCTCGTCTGGGGCGCGCGGCGGAAGTCATCCTCCTTCGAGGACGCCTCCATGCCGAAGTAGATGCCGCCCGCCAGCAACGCCACACCCGTGGCCATCATCACGTAGCCCATCGTCTTGCGGTT
Encoded here:
- a CDS encoding D-alanine--D-alanine ligase, with the protein product MGKRVGVLMGGWGEEREISLKTGEAVVAALESRGHQVTRVFAGPGLDRALRSAELDVAFIALHGRMGEDGRVQGLLELLELPYTGSGVLASALAMNKPVAKKLFRLHNLPTPQGYRVGRDEAVAALTLHGDLGFPCVVKPACGGSSVGLSVVREPEALVPAVAQACRFGGEALVERFVSGREVTVGLLGGKVLGSCEVASPRESFDFDAKYKGGSRYFLPPRLSATRVANVEALALAAYRALGCRGYARVDLLCSDTDNDVVLEVNTLPGFTPTSILSKIAAHAGLDFPELVERILALATRDEAGVLDAPVVAPAPTVLEPHRAVS